The DNA segment TTTCTTCATCGCAATCGGTATTTGAACCGGCATCTATTATCAGCATATTACCCGTTCTGGTAGGTATAATAGGGGCCAAAGCAGGTCTTTTTATGCCCTTTATCCTGCCAACGACCATAAGGGCGCCGGCCATAAGTGCACCTGTATTACCCGCAGAGACGAAAGCATCACATTCCTTATCTCTCAACATCTCAAGGCCAATATACATCGATGATTCACGCTTTGATCTAATGGCCGCTACAGGGCTATCTTCTCCTTTTATCACATCAGGTGCATGAACCACTTCTATGTTAGACAGCTTGGCGTTTTCACGCTGGAGAATAGAGTTTATCTCATCGCTTTTCCCTATCAACACGATTTGCTCGTTCATCTCATTTGCTGCCAACACTGCACCTTTTACTATCTCGTAAGGTGCATTATCCCCACCCATGGCATCTACCGCAATTTTCAATGGTCTCACCTCTCTATTGGCTCATCAGACAATTTCAGTAAACACAACCTGTACAGCATTTAGTGCATCCGATATTTCTTCCTTATCAGGATCTAAAATCGCCTGTATTGCAGTACCAAGCATAGCCCCCAGTATCATCCGCGCTATTGACCTTGAGGAATAATCTTTCAAATTATTCTTCAAATTACCTTTAATTAAAATTTTTTCTTCTATTATATTTGACAATTCGTCAAATAAATTTTTCAATAAATGATTAAAAGAAGACGACCACATGGCCAATCCTGTAAGATCGTATAATAATCTAAACAACCCCGGATTATTCTTCAACATTTCTTTAAAAA comes from the Caldanaerobius fijiensis DSM 17918 genome and includes:
- a CDS encoding TetR/AcrR family transcriptional regulator, translating into MEERVNQSQKILNAACKCISSKGYANVSLRDIAEEAGVVLSQLNYYFGNKEGLFTEVIKMMMNKYLSEINKALNIGETARDKMASLANFFKEMLKNNPGLFRLLYDLTGLAMWSSSFNHLLKNLFDELSNIIEEKILIKGNLKNNLKDYSSRSIARMILGAMLGTAIQAILDPDKEEISDALNAVQVVFTEIV